The following are from one region of the Planctomycetia bacterium genome:
- a CDS encoding sigma-70 family RNA polymerase sigma factor: MPTSAPEPRKESTDFWLRLRDADETALAAIVKEYEPEIRRAATMRLGPLLRPHLDSVDLVQSVYITLLKGLRGEKFHIAGPQELVALSAEIIRRKVAQVWKRLKRRTELNNNLTGSREDEEHVMVNREGEPDPTADAELRDAIERIMQECDPADKKLLQLRLEGHSTAEAARALDADPDVLRVRLSRLRKRLTERGLLAEWL, encoded by the coding sequence ATGCCCACGTCTGCACCCGAACCGCGTAAGGAATCGACCGACTTCTGGCTCCGCTTGCGCGATGCCGACGAGACGGCGCTCGCCGCGATCGTGAAGGAGTATGAGCCCGAGATTCGCCGGGCGGCGACGATGCGACTCGGCCCCCTGCTCCGTCCGCATCTCGACTCGGTCGATCTCGTGCAGTCGGTTTACATCACGCTGCTGAAAGGTCTGCGCGGCGAGAAGTTCCACATCGCCGGCCCGCAAGAGCTCGTAGCGCTGTCGGCCGAGATCATTCGTCGCAAAGTGGCGCAGGTTTGGAAACGGCTCAAGCGCCGCACCGAGCTGAACAACAACCTCACCGGCTCGCGCGAAGACGAAGAGCATGTGATGGTCAACCGCGAAGGAGAACCCGACCCAACGGCCGACGCCGAACTGCGCGACGCGATCGAACGAATCATGCAAGAGTGCGACCCCGCGGATAAGAAGCTCCTGCAACTCCGCCTGGAAGGACACTCGACGGCCGAAGCGGCAAGGGCCCTCGATGCCGATCCGGATGTGTTACGCGTGCGCTTGAGTCGGCTTAGGAAACGGTTGACCGAACGAGGGTTGTTGGCCGAGTGGTTGTAG
- a CDS encoding protein kinase, protein MSQTPLSAVGTTSTLREACADLIRRLRTGDEARVEHYFDAFPALAADPDAALELIYTEYATREELGRSPQDADYLRRFPQWSAALERQFDIHRLLASDEPLGATGARPLDDAAAATKGPERCGAYEIVRALGRGGMGTVYLATHVELGRLAAVKILHGAGSTGAALAERFRTEVRSAAALGHPQIVQLYELGETPDGRLFAAFEYVEGGSLVAALGGRPRPAREAAELIRLLAAALDCAHRAGIVHCDLTPANILLARDGTPKIADFGLARLPRSAAALDEKPKAATTLAEHDFAHDADYEALSSVALAGTPGYLAPERIEQPGIATPAADIYGLGAIFYELLTGRPPHVGATPLETLRQARDYDPPSPRELVPNLPRDSATICLKCLERDPARRYRDAAGLAEDLRRFLAGEPILARPVGSLERAWKWAGRHQGWATAIVATTAALAILAVGGTRYNVRLREALNRTETQEQQIRGQAEQLADRLDSLNRSVYTMQLNQAEALVERAPHQSLQLLRDEARCPPELRDFAWGMLVRRASQERRTLLGHAAPVWCVAERGDGKLVTAALDDTVRVWSAADGATANGMPSVVPVTTAGATLLALSPDGSRLAAAYDDRSLRVWNFAALATPRDLVGHAEAAVALVFFADGRWLASAADDGTLRIWDPAGNAIAEWSVAGAGEILSLAASPDDKTLAVGLSDGRIKLIDSIDLGGSAARSVALSRDGRRLAYATNEQVLTVLDLESGNATAEYRGHTERIGALRFTDDGKAIVSAADDRTVKLWDVPGERVPRLVDGDDLKTLTVTFSHDGKFTAVAGYEGVIRVSGFDDELAGRKPKLLVGHAAAVRALCFLPEDRQLLSCGEDNTIRLWDLATAKTVRVWQQPAWVMDIALARDGRRCYTADADGKVRSFAPADAATGATTTQLDFQAHAASINALALSQNSSPLLATASRDGTVKLWDAATGAPRATLSGHERHVLALDFSPDGKTLAAGDDAGCLILWDVATARPRHTLRGHAQGIYDVAFSPDGRVVASASGGRWVQAGGEVKLWDVVGGQVHATLDGYASPLAFRADGLMLAAGFEPRRKIGLWSAVPYEKRPVSPAK, encoded by the coding sequence ATGTCGCAAACTCCGCTTTCCGCCGTCGGCACTACGAGCACGCTGCGCGAGGCGTGCGCCGATCTGATACGTCGCCTGCGCACCGGCGACGAAGCGCGAGTCGAGCATTATTTCGATGCATTCCCTGCGCTCGCGGCCGATCCCGACGCCGCGCTCGAACTGATTTACACCGAATATGCCACGCGCGAAGAACTCGGGCGGAGTCCGCAAGACGCCGACTACTTGCGCCGCTTCCCGCAATGGTCTGCGGCGCTCGAGCGGCAGTTCGATATCCATCGCTTGCTGGCGAGCGACGAACCGCTCGGCGCAACCGGCGCTCGCCCGCTCGACGATGCTGCAGCGGCGACGAAAGGTCCGGAGCGCTGCGGAGCTTATGAGATCGTGCGGGCGCTCGGTCGGGGCGGCATGGGAACCGTGTATCTCGCCACGCATGTCGAGCTCGGCCGGCTGGCGGCGGTGAAGATCTTGCACGGCGCCGGTTCGACCGGCGCCGCGCTCGCCGAACGCTTTCGCACCGAAGTGCGTTCGGCTGCGGCGCTCGGGCACCCGCAGATCGTGCAGCTTTACGAACTCGGCGAAACGCCCGACGGCCGGCTCTTCGCGGCGTTCGAGTATGTCGAAGGGGGCTCGCTGGTCGCAGCGCTCGGCGGTCGGCCTCGGCCGGCGCGCGAAGCCGCGGAGCTGATCCGCTTGCTCGCCGCGGCGCTCGATTGCGCGCATCGCGCCGGCATCGTCCATTGCGATCTCACGCCGGCCAACATCCTGCTCGCGCGCGACGGCACGCCGAAGATCGCCGACTTCGGCCTCGCGCGGTTGCCCCGCTCGGCCGCTGCGCTCGACGAAAAACCTAAGGCGGCGACGACTCTCGCCGAGCACGACTTCGCGCACGATGCCGACTACGAAGCGTTGTCGTCCGTCGCGCTTGCGGGGACGCCCGGCTATTTGGCGCCGGAGCGGATCGAGCAGCCCGGTATCGCCACGCCTGCCGCCGACATCTACGGCCTCGGCGCGATCTTCTACGAGTTGCTCACGGGCCGGCCGCCGCATGTCGGAGCGACTCCGCTCGAAACCTTGCGTCAGGCGCGCGACTACGATCCTCCCTCGCCGCGCGAGCTGGTGCCGAACTTGCCGCGCGATTCGGCGACGATCTGTCTGAAATGCTTGGAGCGCGATCCCGCCCGCCGGTATCGCGACGCGGCCGGACTGGCCGAAGATCTGCGAAGGTTCCTCGCCGGCGAGCCGATCCTGGCCCGACCGGTCGGCTCGCTCGAACGGGCTTGGAAATGGGCCGGGCGCCATCAAGGTTGGGCCACGGCGATCGTAGCGACGACCGCCGCGCTGGCGATCCTCGCCGTCGGCGGCACGCGCTACAACGTCCGCTTGCGCGAGGCACTGAATCGGACCGAGACGCAAGAGCAACAAATCCGCGGACAAGCGGAGCAACTTGCCGATCGTCTCGATAGCCTGAATCGCAGCGTCTACACGATGCAGTTGAATCAAGCCGAGGCGCTCGTCGAGCGTGCGCCGCACCAATCGTTGCAACTCTTGCGCGACGAAGCACGTTGCCCACCGGAGCTGCGCGACTTCGCCTGGGGCATGCTCGTCCGAAGGGCGTCGCAAGAACGACGGACCCTTTTAGGGCATGCCGCGCCGGTCTGGTGCGTGGCGGAAAGAGGCGACGGAAAACTCGTGACCGCGGCGCTCGACGACACGGTCCGCGTTTGGAGCGCTGCGGACGGAGCGACGGCGAACGGGATGCCGAGCGTCGTGCCCGTCACGACGGCCGGCGCCACGCTCTTGGCGCTGTCGCCCGACGGCTCTCGGCTCGCGGCCGCTTACGACGATCGTTCGCTGCGGGTGTGGAACTTCGCCGCGCTCGCGACGCCGCGCGATCTCGTCGGCCATGCGGAAGCGGCGGTCGCGCTGGTGTTCTTCGCCGATGGTCGCTGGCTGGCGAGCGCCGCCGACGACGGCACGCTGCGCATCTGGGACCCGGCTGGCAACGCCATCGCCGAGTGGTCGGTCGCCGGAGCAGGGGAGATTCTCTCGCTCGCCGCCTCGCCCGACGACAAGACGCTCGCCGTCGGCTTGAGCGACGGTCGGATCAAGCTCATCGATTCAATCGATCTCGGCGGGAGTGCCGCGAGGTCCGTGGCTTTGAGCCGCGATGGTCGCCGGCTCGCCTACGCGACGAACGAGCAGGTGCTGACGGTCCTCGATTTGGAAAGCGGCAACGCGACCGCCGAGTACCGCGGACACACTGAACGGATCGGCGCACTCCGGTTCACGGACGACGGCAAAGCGATCGTCTCAGCAGCCGACGATCGAACCGTGAAGCTTTGGGATGTGCCGGGCGAACGCGTGCCGAGGCTCGTCGACGGCGACGATTTGAAGACATTGACCGTGACATTTTCTCACGACGGCAAATTCACGGCGGTCGCCGGTTATGAAGGGGTGATCCGCGTCTCCGGTTTCGACGATGAACTCGCGGGACGCAAGCCGAAGTTGCTCGTCGGCCATGCCGCGGCGGTGCGCGCGCTTTGTTTTCTGCCGGAGGATCGGCAGTTGCTTTCGTGTGGTGAAGACAACACGATTCGCCTGTGGGATCTGGCGACCGCGAAGACGGTGCGCGTGTGGCAACAGCCGGCTTGGGTCATGGACATCGCGCTCGCGCGCGACGGCCGGCGCTGTTACACGGCCGATGCCGACGGCAAAGTCCGGTCGTTCGCGCCGGCCGACGCTGCCACCGGGGCGACGACGACCCAACTCGACTTCCAGGCCCATGCGGCGTCGATCAACGCGCTGGCGCTATCGCAGAACTCGTCGCCGCTGCTCGCTACCGCCTCGCGCGACGGCACGGTGAAGCTGTGGGACGCCGCGACCGGCGCTCCGCGGGCCACGCTCTCGGGCCATGAGCGCCATGTTCTGGCCCTCGACTTCTCACCCGACGGAAAAACGCTCGCAGCCGGCGACGATGCCGGTTGCCTGATCCTGTGGGACGTCGCCACCGCGCGACCGAGGCACACTCTGCGCGGGCACGCTCAGGGGATCTACGACGTCGCGTTCAGTCCCGACGGTCGAGTCGTGGCGTCGGCTTCCGGAGGGCGGTGGGTGCAGGCCGGCGGCGAGGTGAAATTGTGGGACGTCGTCGGGGGCCAAGTGCATGCCACGCTCGACGGATATGCGTCGCCGCTGGCTTTCCGAGCCGACGGCCTGATGCTGGCTGCCGGGTTCGAGCCCCGCCGCAAAATCGGCCTCTGGTCTGCCGTTCCCTATGAAAAACGGCCGGTTTCCCCTGCCAAGTGA